The following are encoded in a window of Castanea sativa cultivar Marrone di Chiusa Pesio chromosome 9, ASM4071231v1 genomic DNA:
- the LOC142608717 gene encoding uncharacterized protein LOC142608717: MNVIVWNCRGPIRPNFVSSVMDLVRDFDPTILIVTKTRVGGSKAKEIIDRLPFDGAIHVDTVGYAKGIWLLWNYDAVEITQLASTEQEIHAIVKVSSSSFSWIISAIYASPRLSERQILWQNLTLVNDLHNMTWIILGDFNEVLSSAEKLGGRPVNAYRAGLFQECLNACGMMDMGLVRPFRFQPRWLSHPDFPNLVRDAWRDSQDPDIAVTSFTASARRWNKDVFGNLFERRKIIEMRLKGVHKSLAKRPTESLLELDRTLRLEHGEVKELINEFWAMKSRLNWRRNRITHLSDNVGNLIVDEREVADYIRSWYVNMYTMEMGESQRRTWDISNWQVKLSEEEGQGLSKVIMNCISTSSIEVLFNGGALEAFNLSRGIRQGDKCMEVILGQKINKDKSRIYFSPNVDAGKREDLCEIMGTRSTPNLGKYLGFPLKQPGSSSQDYNFAIEMVQAKLPGWKGNLLSFAGRIVLA; the protein is encoded by the exons ATGAATGTGATTGTTTGGAATTGTCGTGGGCCCATTAGGCCAAACTTTGTGAGTTCTGTGATGGATTTGGTCAGGGATTTTGATCCAACCATTCTAATTGTAACTAAAACCAGAGTTGGAGGTAGTAAAGCGAAGGAGATAATAGATCGCTTGCCTTTTGATGGTGCAATCCATGTTGATACGGTGGGCTATGCTAAAGGAATCTGGTTGCTATGGAACTATGATGCAGTGGAGATCACTCAACTAGCTTCAACTGAACAAGAAATCCATGCAATCGTTAAGGTGAGTTCTTCAAGCTTCTCTTGGATTATTTCTGCTATATATGCTAGTCCTAGGCTTTCTGAAAGACAGATTTTGTGGCAGAACTTGACCTTAGTAAATGATCTTCATAATATGACCTGGATTATACTGGGGGATTTTAATGAAGTCCTTAGTAGTGCGGAGAAGTTGGGGGGTAGACCTGTTAATGCTTACAGAGCTGGGTTGTTTCAAGAGTGTCTTAATGCTTGTGGCATGATGGACATGG GCTTAGTGAGACCTTTCAGATTCCAACCTAGATGGTTATCACACCCTGATTTTCCCAATCTTGTTAGAGATGCCTGGAGGGATAGTCAAGATCCTGACATTGCAGTTACCTCCTTCACGGCTTCTGCACGGAGGTGGAATAAGGATGTTTTTGGGAACTTATTTGAGAGAAGGAAGATAATTGAAATGAGACTCAAAGGGGTGCATAAGTCTTTGGCCAAGAGACCTACTGAATCCCTTCTAGAGCTTGATAGAACCTTAAGGTTGGAACATGGGGAAGTTAAGGAGCTCATTAATGAGTTTTGGGCTATGAAGTCTAGGCTGAATTG GAGAAGGAATAGAATCACCCACCTCAGTGATAATGTGGGTAATCTTATTGTTGATGAGAGAGAGGTGGCTGATTATATTAGGAGTTGGTATGTTAACATGTACACTATGGAGATGGGAGAGTCTCAGAGAAGGACTTGGGATATCTCGAATTGGCAAGTCAAACTCTCGGAGGAGGAGGGGCAG GGTTTAAGCAAAGTCATCATGAATTGCATTTCAACTTCTAGCATTGAGGTGTTATTCAATGGGGGTGCCTTGGAAGCTTTCAACCTTTCTAGGGGAATCCGGCAAGGAGATAAGTGTATGGAAGT TATATTAGGGCAAAAGATCAATAAGGACAAGTCTAGAATTTATTTCTCTCCTAATGTAGATGCTGGCAAGAGAGAGGATTTATGTGAAATAATGGGCACAAGATCCACGCCTAATTTGGGGAAGTATCTTGGTTTTCCCTTAAAGCAGCCCGGTTCAAGCAGCCAAGACTATAACTTTGCCATTGAAATGGTGCAAGCTAAGCTTCCTGGCTGGAAAGGGAATCTTCTCTCCTTTGCTGGGAGAATTGTTCTTGCCTAA
- the LOC142610341 gene encoding serine/threonine-protein kinase CTR1, whose amino-acid sequence MEMPARRSNYTLLSQVPDDQYATSAAGAPTSFYESSLSGESKNNNKLKAERPLDWDAVGDHRGNRIGNLYSSIGLQRQSSGSSFGESSLSGEYYAPTLSASAANEIDGLGGYTHDDVFRIGEFRAKAVGNTCGGSSSGKSWAQQTEESYQLQLALALRLSSEATCADDPNFLDPVPDESVSRSGSAVAISHRYWVNGCLSYFDKVPDGFYLIHGMDPYVWTVCTDLQEYGRIPSIESLKSVDPNSDSAIEVVLIDRRGDPSLKELQNRVLGISGSCITTKEVVDQLAKLICNRMGGSASTGEDEFVPIWRECSDELRDCLGSVVIPIGSLSVGLCRHRAILFKVLADTIDLPCRIAKGCKYCTRDDASSCLVRFGLDREYLVDLIGKPGYLCEPDSLLNGPSSISISSPLRFPRFKPVEPTIDFRALAKQYFLDCQSLNLVFDDASTGSVVNEDPGFFMHPQQYERKYTDKNNNTLISSDNDENSHLPLHPKVSQSSAQDRDSEMFQSCNPSQNITHSTAIVKDTTRLKHIPPVGHMRVDTIKDSRFSEGAQLVSGKPSKEFSIEVEEFDIPWSDLVLKERIGAGSFGTVHRGDWHGSEVAVKILMEQDFHAERYKEFLREVAIMKRLRHPNIVLFMGAVTQPPNLSIVTEYLSRGSLYRLLHKAGAREMLDERRRLNMAYDVAKGMNYLHKRNPPIVHRDLKSPNLLVDKKYTVKVCDFGLSRLKASTFLSSKSAAGTPEWMAPEVLRDEPSNEKSDVYSFGIILWELATLQQPWSNLNPAQVVAAVGFKGKRLEIPRDLNPHIASMIESCWANEPWKRPSFASIMESLRPLIKPPTPQPGRSDMTLLT is encoded by the exons ATGGAAATGCCTGCTAGAAGATCGAACTACACGTTGCTAAGCCAAGTCCCCGACGACCAGTACGCCACGTCGGCTGCCGGAGCTCCGACATCGTTTTACGAGTCTTCTTTGTCCGGCGAGTCGAAGAACAACAACAAGTTGAAGGCGGAGAGGCCGTTGGATTGGGACGCGGTTGGTGATCACAGAGGGAATCGGATCGGGAACCTGTACTCGTCGATAGGGCTTCAGAGGCAATCGAGTGGGAGTAGCTTCGGCGAGAGCTCGCTCTCTGGCGAGTACTACGCGCCGACGCTTTCCGCGTCGGCGGCGAACGAGATCGACGGTTTGGGAGGGTACACGCACGACGACGTTTTCAGAATCGGCGAGTTTAGAGCTAAGGCGGTGGGGAACACTTGCGGCGGGTCCTCCTCTGGCAAGAGCTGGGCCCAGCAGACGGAGGAGAGTTACCAATTGCAGCTTGCTTTGGCGTTGCGGCTCTCGTCGGAGGCCACTTGTGCCGATGACCCTAATTTCTTGGATCCCGTGCCTGACGAATCGGTGTCAAGGTCGGGTTCCGCTGTGGCCATTTCTCATCGTTACTGG GTGAATGGCTGCCTGTCATACTTCGACAAAGTTCCTGATGGGTTTTATCTGATTCATGGGATGGATCCATATGTCTGGACTGTCTGCACTGATCTTCAAGAGTATGGTCGTATTCCATCAATTGAATCACTAAAATCTGTTGATCCAAACAGTGATTCTGCTATTGAAGTGGTTTTGATTGATCGACGTGGTGATCCAAGCTTAAAGGAACTCCAAAATAGGGTCCTCGGCATTTCTGGTAGTTGCATAACCACAAAAGAGGTTGTTGATCAGCTTGCAAAGCTTATCTGCAACCGTATGGG GGGTTCAGCTTCCACTGGAGAAGATGAATTTGTTCCCATCTGGAGGGAGTGCAGTGATGAGCTAAGAGATTGCTTAGGATCTGTTGTTATTCCAATAGGTAGCCTATCTGTTGGCCTATGCAGACATCGTGCTATATTGTTTAAA GTGCTAGCTGACACAATTGACCTACCGTGTCGAATAGCCAAAGGCTGTAAATACTGCACAAGAGATGATGCTTCCTCTTGTCTTGTCCGGTTTGGGCTTGATAG GGAATATTTGGTTGATTTGATTGGGAAGCCAGGTTACTTATGTGAGCCTGATTCCTTGCTCAATGGTCCTTCTTCCATCTCAATATCTTCACCATTGCGCTTTCCACGTTTTAAACCAGTTGAACCCACCATTGATTTTAGGGCACTGGCCAAACAGTATTTCTTGGACTGCCAATCACTTAATCTCGTATTTGATGATGCTTCCACAG GAAGTGTTGTTAATGAAGATCCTGGGTTTTTCATGCATCCTCAGCAGTATGAGAGGAAGTACACAGACAAAAACAACAATACTCTGATTTCAAGTGATAATGATGAAAATTCTCACTTACCTCTGCATCCAAAAGTTTCTCAATCAAGCGCTCAGGATCGAGATTCTGAAATGTTCCAATCATGTAATCCTTCTCAAAATATTACACACTCAACAGCCATTGTCAAAGATACAACCCGTCTTAAACATATCCCACCTGTTGGGCATATGAGGGTGGATACAATTAAGGATTCGAGATTCAGTGAGGGAGCTCAGCTGGTTTCTGGGAAACCAAGTAAAGAGTTTTCTATTGAGGTAGAGGAATTCGACATTCCATGGAGTGATCTTGTCCTAAAAGAAAGAATTGGAGCAG GTTCTTTTGGAACTGTCCATCGTGGTGACTGGCATGGTTCG GAAGTTGCTGTGAAGATTCTCATGGAACAAGACTTTCATGCTGAAAGATATAAAGAATTTTTGAGGGAG gtTGCCATAATGAAACGACTACGGCATCCGAATATTGTTCTCTTTATGGGCGCAGTCACTCAGCCCCCAAACTTATCCATAGTAACAGAATATTTATCAAG AGGTAGCTTGTATCGACTTTTGCATAAGGCTGGTGCAAGAGAGATGTTGGATGAGAGGCGTCGTTTGAACATGGCTTATGATGTG GCAAAGGGAATGAATTATCTTCATAAGCGCAACCCTCCCATTGTTCATCGAGATCTAAAATCTCCAAATCTTCTGGTTGACAAAAAATATACAGTGAAG GTTTGCGATTTTGGTCTTTCCCGACTAAAGGCAAGCACATTTCTGTCATCAAAGTCAGCAGCTGGTACG CCTGAGTGGATGGCCCCAGAAGTTCTTCGTGATGAGCCATCAAATGAGAAATCAGATGTTTACAGCTTTGGTATAATCTTGTGGGAGCTTGCAACATTGCAACAGCCATGGAGTAATTTAAATCCAGCACag GTTGTGGCAGCTGTTGGCTTTAAGGGAAAAAGGCTTGAGATTCCACGCGATTTGAATCCCCACATCGCTTCAATGATTGAGTCTTGCTGGGCCAA TGAGCCCTGGAAACGTCCTTCTTTTGCAAGTATAATGGAATCTTTGAGGCCATTGATTAAACCTCCCACACCTCAACCAGGTCGTTCAGACATGACTTTACTTACCTAA